The sequence CACGCCGACGGATGAAACCTAGGCCGTGACCGGCATCAACGAAAGCGAGCGTATGCGTGTGCAGGTTCAGTTGTAAGTGACACAAAGTGACAAAGCTGCTCGTCCGATCAAGATCGGGATGCAAAGCGTTTACCGCATAGCGCATGTTCACTTCCGGTGGTGTATCGCGAGCGACCGAACGAATTACTGCGCGAGTAGTGGTCATCAATAGTGCTGCCGACATTCCCTTGCCCATCACATCACCGAACGTCAGATTGAACAGATGGGGTGCCGGAAAGTGCCAGTCGTAAAAGTCTCCGCCGACCTCACGCGCCGGGATACACCGCGCCGCAATACTGTACCCTGGCAAGCGTGGAATCTGTTGGGGCAGCATTTCAGCTTGAATTTGAGCCGCATGCTTAATTTCAGCTTCTAGTTCACGGCGCTTTTGATCAAGTCGGCGTTGCAACGCCATATTCTCACGTCGCAGCCGCAGATTCGTCAGGGTACGATCAAGAACGAGTAAAAGCTCGTGGCGATCAATCGGTTTCCGCAAATAATCGTCGGCACCGTGCCGGATGGCGTTAACAGCAATCTGCTCGGAACCAAATGCAGTGGTCATAATCACTGCTGGCTCCGGCCCATGCCGACGAATCTGATCAAGCACCTCCAGTCCGCTTATCTCTGGCATGAGAATATCGACCAGCGCTACATCAATATCACCCTCGGCAATGCGCTGGAGTGCTTCAGAGCCACTCTGCGCAACTTCTACGCGATAGCCAGCTTCAGACAACCAAACCTGTAACAGGCGGCAGATGTCGGGGTCGTCATCTACGACCAACACGACCGGCGCCTGGCTGAAACGGGATGCTATCAACGGCAGGGTATGACGGAGTGGTGCTTGACCGATGGTGCTATCGGCAACAACAACCTGATTACGTCCATTCTGTTTAGCCCGATACAGTGCTGCATCGGCCTTTTCAATCAAGACACCGGCCTCTAGGCCCGTACTCCATTCGGCGACACCGGCAGAGAAGGTCACTCGCAACGGATCACCCTCGCGTTGATGCTCAATGTTAGCAAACCGTTCGCGCAAACTATTAATGACCATTGCAGCACTGTTGGCGCGAGTATCAGGCATGACAATCAAGAATTCTTCACCGCCGTAGCGCCCAACGACATCGGTTGCCCGCAACCGCTGGCGTAACAGACGGGCAAGACTTTTCAATACCCGATCACCTACCGGATGGCCGTACTGATCGTTCACGTGTTTGAAGTGGTCGATATCAATCAAAACAACCGAGAGAGGTTGCGAAAGACGCTGTGCCCGCGCTATTTCGCGCATCAACAGCTCTTGCGTAACGCTATGATTGAAGAGGCCGGTCAGGCTATCACGCACCATCAGGCTACGCATCGTGCGCGCCCGTTGTATCCGCGAACTAACGGCGGCGACCAGATGATCCAGATTAATAGGTTTAGTCAAAAAATCGTCACCACCCCGCGCTAGAGCTGCCAACTGCGCCGCTCGATCGGTCTCACCAGAAAGAAAGACGATCGGGATGCCGTGATACTCGGGTTGTTGACGAATAACGGCAGCTAGCTCCTGCCCATTACAGTCAGGCATATACATATCGAGCAAGATTAAATCAGGTTGTAGTTCAGCCAGCAAATTTGATGCCTGCATCGGATCGGTTGTTGACACAACATGCATCCCGGCAGTACGCAGCGCAAGTGCGTAAACTTCGGCCATCAGGGGTGAATCGTCAACGACGAGCACTGTATATGGCTCACTATGCAATCGTTGGGTCATCTGATCGATGTGATCGATCAGCAGACCAATATCGACGGGACGAGTAAAATAGCCACGTCCACCAGCTCGTACCGCTGCCAGGCGTAAGCTAAAATCGGCGGAACTGGCCGTGAAGATAATCGGCAATCCTTCCCCATACCGGTCGCGCAAGAGAGCGGCTGTCGTGATCCCACTTTGCGCGCCTTCTTGCAGATCAACATCGAGAATAACGAGCTGCGGATGTTGACGTTCCACGGCTGCCACGACATCGGCCCCGCATAAAAAACTCTCGGTCGCATAGCCAAAATATGCGATCTGGCGGGTCAATTCAGCAGTCTCTTCAGCATTGCGACCGGCAACGTAGATCAGAGTCGCCTCATGAACGGCCAGCTCAGATTTGATAGGCGCCGCCGATTGCAGCGTGCGTTCGCGCAGCGCTGAGAGTAATCGATCCACCAGCGGTACCAGATCAGGCCGCTCACTCATCGGATCAGTAGGATTGATCCAGGCTTGCAGAGCAACATCAAGCGCACGCGCCGCCTCACTCACTTCCTTCAGACCAAATGTCGCCCCTGAACCGGCCAGATTATGCACAATCCGTTGTAAATGAGTCAGATCGCCTGCTGACAGAGTACCGGTCTGCCACTGCGACCAGATAGTTTCAATCTGCGCCACCTTACTCGCGAGCTGATCAAGGTACTGTTGTTGCAACGCAGCAAAACGAGCGTGGAGATCGTTGACACTTGTGCTCATAATTTTAGTTACTCCCTCGGCTAGACATAGCCGAGATCAGGCGACATTATGACGTTTCTGTTATCATACCCTATTGAACGTTATTTCACATAGGCAGTGATCCGGCAGTGGGAAATTCCTAATTACAAAATGCTAACACAAGTGGATTGTCGTACAGGGCTTGTTGGTCGATCTTGGTTGGGGTTACCGAGCTTTTCGACCACCCTACCTTGCAGAAGTGGGGAAGAAGGGAGATGAAAGCGAAGAGGAAGCAGAGGCGGATACCCAACCTATCTGCAGCATGTGCAGAGAAACATTGCTTCCCATTCCGACGCCAGTCTATGACCAGACCCTCGTTGGCACGCTGATCCTGTCAGTTACTGCGTTGGTCGGGGCGGGTTTAGAACCTGACCTCATAGTGTGCTCCCGAAACGGGTGCAGGTTCCACGGCTGCCATAGCATAACGCGGGCCAGTGGCCCGCAATCCATAATGTAGATAGGCAATGGCTATGAGAGTGTTGATGAGGTTAGTCGGCATGCTAACGATAACCGCAAACCAGAAACTTTAGAAAACTCAAGTGTCGGTCGGGTTATGCAAGTGCATCCCCAACCGACAGCGAATCGAGCTTGTCATGATCTTACGACGACGTTACGATTTGTATACGGCTGGAAGCCACAATCGATACGGCTTCAAAACCGGCACGGGCGATGTAGAGTACCCTAACACTCCATTACCAAGCTGACCAAATAGATTGCGGCCCCAACACCGTACTGTGCCTAACACTAGAGCACAGTTATGAGCAGCATAGGATGTCAAGTATCCAACAGATTGCAACCCAATAACTGATACTGGAGTCAAGCTATTCGTAGTCGTACCATTCCCTAGTTGTCCAGCGCCATTTCCACCCCAGCATTTCACCGTGCCATCATTCAGTAGTAAGGCGCAGGTATGGGAACTGCCTGCGGCCAGAGCCTTCACCCCACTCAGGCCGGTTACCGGTACCGGAGTTGTCTTATCAACAGTTGTACCATCTCCTAGTTGACCGGCACTATTTCGGCCCCAGCACTTCACCGTACCATCATTCAGTAAGGCGCAGGTATGAGAGCCGCCTGCGGCCAGAGCCTTCACCCCACTCAGGTCGGTTACCGGTACCGGAGTTGTCTTATCAGTAGTTGTACCATCTCCTAGTTGACCGGCACTATTTCGGCCCCAGCACTTCACCGTACCATCATTCAGTAAGGCGCAGGTATGAGAACCGCCTGCGGCCAGAGCCTCCACCCCATTCAGGCCGGTTACCGGTACCGGAGTTGTCTTGTCAACAGTTGTGCCATCCCCTAGTTGACCCGCATTATTCCCACCCCAACACTGGACTGTACCATTTGCCAATAGAGCACATGTGTGCGAGTCTCCTGCTGTTAGCGATTTTACAGCACTCAGTCCGCTGATTGCTGTCGGAATTAAGCGATTGATCGTTGTACCATTCCCCAATTGGCCCGCATTATTCCCACCCCAACACTGGACTGTACCATTTGCCAATAAAGCACATGTGTGCGATTCTCCTGCTGTTAGCGACTTTACATTACTCAGTCCACTGGTTGCTGCGGGATTTGGCCGATTGTTCGTCGTATCATCCCCTAGTTGACCTACATTATTCCTGCCCCAGCATACTACTAAGCCGGTGGATAACAGAACACACGTGTGCCAGCTACCTGTTGACACTACGTCTACTGGGTCATACACCCCCTCTAACCCAACTACCATAACCGGTATTGAACGATTGACAATGGTCCCATTCCCTAGTTGCCCAAGGCCATTGTTTCCAAAGCATCGGGCCTCGCCACTATTCAAACGGGTACATACGTGAGAACTCCCTGCCGTTATAGCAGCTACATTACTCAACCCACTCACCGCTACTGGAATTAGTCGGTCAGTCGTTGTGCCATCGCCAAGTTGTCCAACTTCATTGCTCCCCCAGCAATACACGTTACCCGAACCCTGTAGTACCGCGCAAGTGTAATTGTAGCCTGCGGCCAGAATCGCAACATTACTCAGGTTACTTACCACTACCGGAATTGAGCTATCATTGGTTGAATTGTTGCCCAGTTGTCCAATGCTGTTGTCTCCCCAACAATTCACTTCGCCTGTACCCTGCAAAACTGCACAGGTATGTTCATAGCCTGCACTTAGGGCTGTTATATTATTCAGACCGCTAACTGTTACTGGTGTCGAGCTATTAGTAGTTGTGCCATTTCCTAACTGCCCACTACTGTTGCGACCCCAACATTGTACGCTTCCGGTATTAAGAACGGCACACGTATGATCGTAACCTGCAGCTATAATTTTGACATCGTTCAATCCGCTGACCTGCACAGGAGCCGGGCTATTAGTAGTTGAATTGTTGCCTAGTTGTCCGAAACCGTTTGCCCCCCAGCATTTTACCGTTTTGTCGTTCAACAATGCACAGGTATGCAAATAACCCGCTGCTAAGTCTGTCACTCCGCTCAATCCACTGACCGATACCGGCGTAGAGCGATTGGTGGTCGTTCCATCACCGAGCTGACCAGCCACGTTCCATCCCCAACATTTGACTGTGCTGTCACTCAATAGTGCACAGGTATGACCATAACCAGCCGCCAGTTTTGTTACACTCCCGATGTCAATGACCGGAACGGGCAAGACTCGATTGTGCGTTGTCCCATCACCTAGTTGCCCATACCCGTTCCATCCCCAGCACTCGACAGCAGCTGTCGTTAGCAATGCACAGGTATGAAAACCACCCGCAGCGATCGCACCGATTCCGCTCAATGGTTGCATTGAGGCAAGGGTGCTATCAGTTCCAGTTTTCGGTTGAATGGTATGTACTGTATCGATAACTGTCTTTGCCTGCATTGGTAAAGCCAGGAATGGCAAAGTCAGGCAAAGTAAGATGAGGATGTGCTCTTTTCGCATCTTACGTCTCCACAGAGTAACATGGGACTAAAGATTGAACCTCACCCGGCATCAGATGAACGCATAAAGCCGCAGAGATTGGTAATGAATTCCTGTGCTGACACACTACTTACCTGGAATGGTCCGTCACCACCTTGCTGTTCTAACATCCAGACCGTTTGCTGATCGACGATTAATCCCAGGCTCTTTCCTGAAACTGAACTGTTAGGTGTTGCAATGCTCACCGTACTGACACAAACAGGATTGACGAAAGATTGTGATAGTGGGTGAGCTAGTATCTCTGGCATACCCTGATCAAGCAGAACTTTCAAGGCAGCATCTGCAGAAGTAGCATTACGTGCTGCCTCCATTGCTGCCGGTGATAACAAACCGACAGGCATATCAGCTAATGCTTGCTGACCATCAAGATGCATAAACTGCTTCATTGGTTCTACCAGATCGTCAATTGCAGGTGCACCGGTAAAACGGTGTAATCCTTCTTCAGGAAATGCATGCTCAACTGCCATATACGGTGAAACATAGTAATACCGTGCGTCTGTCGGTTTATCTAGCGGTTGTGTGATAATCATTGCAATGGTTTGCGCCAGTTTACACGTTCCAATTAAGGCTAGGACTGGTGAATAGACCACAGGTGGTTTTTCAGGGCCTTGCGATTGTAGAAAGCCCCGCGCTCGCAATGAGCGCTCAGCGGCTGCCAGTGCTCCCAATGCTCGTTCCTCTGAAACGCCCTCGAACGGATTCACCGGTAGACTTGCCAGTGTAGGTAGATCGGCGATACGCATCAGCAGAATCAATTCTTCTAGACTGAACGTGAAAGCGTATGTGTCGGCCATAATTGGTTTCCTCCTCTCCGATTATCGCTTGAAAATTGATGAAAAGAATCGCCTCGCCGGTTCGAATGCTTGCCGTGCTTGTTCCTGAACTTGATTGAAAGTATCCCTTCCTTTCTCCATCGTCGTTGCTAGCGCTTCACGTGTCTGATCGATCACCGGAGCAAGTTTCTCATTCGTTGCAGTTGCAATGATTGATATCTGATCGGCAGTGGCGCGTCCAAACTCTCCAGCGCCTCTCACAATGTCTACTGTAGACTCCCAGAATGTAGGAATTGCTTTGTCGAATTCACCCCTCCACATTACCTCGATCGTTTTATTAATTGGATTCATTAAATCCATCTTTTGCAAGGCCTCGGTCATGTTTTGCGCATTTTTTGTAATTCGCGCATCGTACTCAGGTCCGGCGACTAACCTGGCAAGGGACTCTGTACCGGCGCTGAATATTGAACCTGATACCTGAATGCCTGCGTTCACTGCTGCGAAATATGATCCTCCTGGAATGAAGCCGACAAGCCATTTAACCCCAACCTTAGTCACCTCAGACCCCGCAACCTGCCAGTTCAACTCTCCACGATGGTATTTTTCAGCAAGCGTAAGTCCGAGCGAAGCAATATCCAGAAAAGGGCTGGTCTGCCTAAAGAGTCTAAGCAACGTGCTCGTTCCTCGGTACAGGACGGACAAATCGCCTACATTACCGAAGTGTTCTGTATACCATCTATTCTGAAGCTTAAGTCGTTCAAATATTGACTTAAGCCAGTCGGGGTTTATGGGGTATCTTGGCAAAGGTGGTAGAGGTACCGGTGGTATCGCCGGCATCGGAGCAGGTCGTGGAGGTGTCGGAATAGTCGGAGGATTTGGTGGGCGTATTCCAGGTGCAGCCACACCCCCATCACCAAACACACGCCCTGCCTCCTCAAGTGCATTGGTATAGCGCTCGGTGCGTGTTGTAAGCTGATGTAATGCTGCAATAGTGGAGGCAAAGCGCGGTTGCAAGCGATCCCAAAGTTCTTCTGCTTGCTGTCGATGCTGACCGGCCCAACCATTACTTTGCAACGAGTGCATTGCCTGACTCGCCTGATTAAACGCCTGCTCTATAACATCGCCACCTTGCCGCATCGCTGCAATCGCTGCTCGTAAAAGATCAGTATCTGCTCCTATTAGCCCCATTGTATGATTCCTTTCTCACAGAAGCATTCATGCACCAGCTTACCTTATTCTTCGCGATCGTTGCACGATACAATTATTTCTTCCGAATTCACTACCGTTCGTGGATGCCTTCCTGAAACTCAGTCGTGGATGTAGTAACGTGGTCTAAAGGGTCCACCCAAACCTGCGTCTCTCAGCCTGATGTCGTTGACATTACGTGCACCGGCCTGAGCAATACGAATATCACCAACGTTCTCGGCAGTTTGTCCAGGTCGAACAACGACAACATGCCCCGGATCAGCAGCTAATGCAGGTTTGCCAGCATTAACATGTTGCATTAATAATCGGAGACCGTCAGGTTTACTCGGATCAATTTCCCGCCATCCCCGTTCCCGCGATTGCGGTGAGTTTAGCCAGTTGTACAAGTGTTGAGTACCAACGGTAGCTCGATCATTAGCAGCCACGCCTAGCTCCATTTTCATCGGTAGTGGCACACCCATTGCTCGCATAACATCACCGGCAAACGTGTTGCAGTACGTGTAGTTGTCAGGTGCATAACGTGGATTCCCTTCTACCCCAAACTGCTCGATAACTGCCTCGTAGAGTTGTGGATGTCGATTGTTGGAATCGCTGGTAATAGGAGCCTGCAGGGGTAACTGTCCTGGCTTCCCGTAAACGCTATCCAGCCAGCAACCGGTGTACGTCCATCTAGCTCGGTTGGCAGTACTTCGGCTCCGTTTCGCAGACGCACTCTCTGATTCAACACCGGCGGCAGAGGAGAAGATGGCGGCGCCGAATCTGATGGCGAATTGGTTGGAGAGTCGGTACCGCTATTACCACTGTTGATGCTTCCAGCAATCCCTCGCTCAGGTGCTCTGACGTCGGGAGACGTAGGAACAATACCCTTGCCACTATCGAACCGGCTACCTGCTGCTTCAAAAGCATCGGTAAACCGAACTGTACGGTCACTAAGCTGCTGTAGTGCATCGAGTAATGGTGAGAACCGCCCCTGTAGTTGATTCCATATCACTTCTGCTTGTTGGCGATGTCTTCCTGCCCATGACCGATTTTGCAAGGCATTCATCGCTTGACTAACCTGTCGAAGCGCACTCTCAATCTCGCTATGTCCTTGTTTTAGCGCCCCAATCGCTGCCCGCAGGCGTTCTACGTCAGCCTGAATCAATCCCATGGCTTATCTCCTCCACTCTCCGATCATAATGTCACGACCTTTTGCCGGTACCCCACTGCCACCTGGCACGACCTGACCACTCTGGTTGTATACGGTAATTGTTACCTCCTGATCGGGAGCCAATCCACACAGACGGGCGTTACCAGCATTATCAAAAGTGCCTATCAGGTTCATGCCATCTACTCTAAAACTCCATCCCGCCGTATTAATGCCGATAATTTGCATTGAAATGCAATGTGGATCATCATTTTCATTCAATTTCCGCACCCATAGGTATTCACGGCGTGGCGTTGGAGTTGGTAGGGGTGGGGGTACGTTCTGATCGGTGATCAACCATAGCGGTACGTAACCTGTTGCCCCGATAACTATCGGATCTTCTGGATCAAGTGCATTCGTAACAATCCGTACTTCGGCAATACCATCAGATTGGTTGAGGATTACAACCTGATCGCCGTTGCTAATCACAGCATATCCATTACTTGCCGGAGCTTTCACACTTAAGGCAGGATCGCTCCAGAGATAAGCTCCAAAGCTACCACTCTGACTCTGGAAAAAGTAACGACTACCACGATTCAGATACTCACGCTTGACACCTAACACGACAACCGCTTCCACATCTGGTATTGCCACGGTCAATGTTGGCACCTCAGCGAGCGTTGGTACCAGTGTGGCAATTGGTCGCGATGTTGATAGTGGCGCTAGCGTTGTGGACGGCATGACTATCCGGAATTCTTCAACTAGATTTGATGGAGTGACGGTATTGACAGATACTCCTGCTGGTGGATCGTTGCCAACAGACGGCGTAAGCCACGTATACAACAGCAGACCGGTCAACGCTATCACCAGAGCGACTGCTCCGCATATAGGGAATCTGCGTAGGTTGATCTAGTGAGATTTCAAGCTCTTTTTTCTCATCTGAATCAATCATAGCACTTGCCTCCTTTGCCAGACGGTAACTCTATTCTATTTTTGTTACAACGTTGATCTAGTTTATAGCGTCGCATTTCATCATCCACAACTACGTTCGGGTGCCGACAAGTATCATCAGCCATTCGGTAGCCGTAGAAGTAGGGGCAAGGCAGTGACCTGCCCCTCCATGCGATTTCGTTGGCATTAGGTTGGTTGCAAACTACGTTGTATCCATCTTCGGACTTCATCTGTTGCAAAGTTTTTCAAGTACTCACGTGATTCATGTCCCTAATTTAGCGCCATGGATATGGCGCAGGTGGGTTCGTCGGCGCAGGCGGTGGTTGCGGCGTTGGCGCCGGTGGGTTCGTCGGCGCCGGTGGGTTCGTCGGCGCCGGTGGGTTCGTCGGCGCGGGCGGCACGGTCGGCCCCGGATAGATCGGTGGTGGCGGCGTTGGCGCCGGTGGGTTCGTCGGCGCCGGTGGGTTCGTCGGCGCCGGTGGGTTCGTCGGCGCCGGTGGGTTCGTCGGCGCGGGCGGCACGGTCGGCCCCGGATAGATCGGTGGTGGCGGCGTTGGCGCCGGTGGGTTCGTCGGCGCCGGTGGGTTCGTCGGCGCCGGTGGGTTCGTCGGCGCTGGTGGCGGGTTCGCCGGCGCCGGTGGGTTCGTCGGCGCCGGTGGGTTCGTCGGCGCCGGTGGCGGGTTCGCCGGCGCTGGTGGTGGTGGCACGGTCGGCGATGGCGTATCCGTTGGCACTGGCGCCGGTGGTGGCGTATCCGTTGGCACCAGCGTATCCGTTGGTGCTAACGGCACCGGCGTATCCGTTGGTGCAAGATAAATCGGTGGCGTCCTCGGTGCAGGTGGTGGCGGTGGCACAGGTGATGGTAACACCGCAGGCGGTCTCGTTCCTGTTGGCATTGGCGCTATAGTGGAGGTTGCCTGCACCACCACAGAAAGTTGTGTGGCCGTTGCCATGCTACTCAGAGTTACAGTGGGAACACCTGCTGGACGAGGCGACGCCGGCAACGGATAAAGGACCGGAGATGATATTTCTGATCGGGCTGTCGGTATACCTTTAGGATATTCTCGCGGTTGCAGAGTATACAGTATCAACACGCCTAAGACTACTACTATCGCTCCTATACCCATCCATTGGATAAATTTGACAACAGGCATTGCAACCTCTCTTGTAGCATCACATCCTCTGCCAGATGGACGAGGAACGGATAATTATCGTCGATGACGGATTGGAGGAAGTATCAATAATTATGTTCCAGGATCTATCGGCGCAGGCGGGTTCGTCGGCGCAGGCGGGTTCGTCGGCGCAGGCGGGTTCGTCGGCGCAGGCGGGTTCGTCGGCGTAGGCGGGTTCGTTGGCGCGGGCGGGTTCGTCGGCGCGGGCGGGTTCGTCGGCGCAGGTGTTTCCGTCGGCGCGGGCGGGTTCGTCGGCGCAGGCGGCGGTGGCGGCGGGTTCGTCGGCGCGGGCGGCGGTGGCGGCGGGTTCGTCGGCGCGGGCGGCGGTGGCGGCGGGTTCGTCGGCGCGGGCGGCGGTGGCGGCGGGCTCGTCGGCGCGGGCGGCGGTGGCGGCGGGCTCGTCGGCACGGGCGGCGGTGGCGGCGGGCTCGTCGGCGCGGGCGGCGGTGGCGCAGTCGGCGATGGTGACAATGATTTAGCGACTTTCAGGGTGATAATTGTTCCCTGTTCTACCTCTGCTCCAGGGGATGGACTCATTTCAAACACATGCCCTGGGTTGCCGTCAGGTTTTTCTACTTCTTCAACGATCGGCTGCAAGCCGAGATTTTTCAGTTCCTTCTCAGCGTCTGCTAGTGGCTTTCCTATGACACTTGGAACTACAACCTTCGTTGTCGGAGTATCTGTAGCAAGCACTGGCTGCGTTACAGTCGGTGATACAGGTGATCGGATTAGTGACGGTGTTGAAATCGGTCTTACAGAGCCAGGGCCACTACCACCCTGTCCGCTGGTCTGCATTACCGTTGGTGTAACAATAGTTGGTGTGATTTCAGGCGGTAACGCACCTAAAGTCGAAGTAGGTACAATACCCAAGACAGGGTTACTATTCGATCCGTTATTTGTAAAAACTGTTGGTGCGAATTGTGTAGCATGAGTAACAGTTGTTGAAGACCCCGATCCACTGTTAGGTCCCACCACTGACAGAAAGCCAATGATCGAAAGTACAGACAACGCAACGAGGCCAATAACTGCCAGGAATTGCGTCCGTGTCGGGATTGGCACTGACCATGATCTATCTATCACCTTTTCGCCAGTTGGTGGTGCATGACGCACCACAACCGCACTGATATTGTCATGACCTCCACGCTGGTTTGCAAGGTTGATCAGCTTGCGAGTTGCCTGACGTGCATTAGGTGTGGAAAGAACGATATCTGCAATTTCCTCCGGTGTGACAAGATCAGTTAATCCATCAGAACAAAGTACAATAACGTCATTTTCACGCCATTCGGTAGAATAGAGCGATGGATAAACCTGCTTATCTCCCATTGCCTGGGAGAGGGCTTTCCCTCCATCTTCACTACGTCGGATATGCGCTTTGATCAGAGTTCTAGGTTGTTCGTTAACGCGACATAGAATAGCCGGACTATCGCCAACGTTAGCAACTGTGAGTGTATTGCCGTGGATCAAGGCTGCAACAACGGTGGAAGCCATATTGTTTCGTCGTCGCTTGGCTTCGGCAAACACTTGACGCGATGCGTACTCAATCGCTGCCTTAAGGCGGTCTACTGGTGCTTCAGGGAACTGATCATCACCAGTACCGTAATAAAACGCATTGATCACTTCGTCTACAACAATTCGGCTAGCATCAGCACCATCTGCATTACCACCAACACCATCTGCTACGACATACAGCCGCCCATAACGCTCTCGTAAATCACGCTCAACACTAATGCCATCTTTTCGGTGCCATTGATCGGCCCGTCCAACATTATCCTGATTATTGGCACGTTGACGACCGCGATCAGTGCGAGCATCAACATCAAATGTAGAAGTACCCATATTCATTGATGCTGCTCCTCAATCGAGTGGCTATACTAATTAGAAATACAGAATATACTTCGACACCAGCCGACCTGATCATTGTAGCGAATCTCATACCACGTAAACGAACC comes from Chloroflexus sp. Y-396-1 and encodes:
- a CDS encoding response regulator, which translates into the protein MSTSVNDLHARFAALQQQYLDQLASKVAQIETIWSQWQTGTLSAGDLTHLQRIVHNLAGSGATFGLKEVSEAARALDVALQAWINPTDPMSERPDLVPLVDRLLSALRERTLQSAAPIKSELAVHEATLIYVAGRNAEETAELTRQIAYFGYATESFLCGADVVAAVERQHPQLVILDVDLQEGAQSGITTAALLRDRYGEGLPIIFTASSADFSLRLAAVRAGGRGYFTRPVDIGLLIDHIDQMTQRLHSEPYTVLVVDDSPLMAEVYALALRTAGMHVVSTTDPMQASNLLAELQPDLILLDMYMPDCNGQELAAVIRQQPEYHGIPIVFLSGETDRAAQLAALARGGDDFLTKPINLDHLVAAVSSRIQRARTMRSLMVRDSLTGLFNHSVTQELLMREIARAQRLSQPLSVVLIDIDHFKHVNDQYGHPVGDRVLKSLARLLRQRLRATDVVGRYGGEEFLIVMPDTRANSAAMVINSLRERFANIEHQREGDPLRVTFSAGVAEWSTGLEAGVLIEKADAALYRAKQNGRNQVVVADSTIGQAPLRHTLPLIASRFSQAPVVLVVDDDPDICRLLQVWLSEAGYRVEVAQSGSEALQRIAEGDIDVALVDILMPEISGLEVLDQIRRHGPEPAVIMTTAFGSEQIAVNAIRHGADDYLRKPIDRHELLLVLDRTLTNLRLRRENMALQRRLDQKRRELEAEIKHAAQIQAEMLPQQIPRLPGYSIAARCIPAREVGGDFYDWHFPAPHLFNLTFGDVMGKGMSAALLMTTTRAVIRSVARDTPPEVNMRYAVNALHPDLDRTSSFVTLCHLQLNLHTHTLAFVDAGHGLGFIRRRGGRFDRLEPRGAPLGIFAHEPYQQGETKMMPGDALILFSDGLLDPWPALARDPLQINDLLDDGMSAMAIVDRLLAVPALLGPQTDDLTVVALVRDRTFPEE
- a CDS encoding WXG100 family type VII secretion target: MGLIGADTDLLRAAIAAMRQGGDVIEQAFNQASQAMHSLQSNGWAGQHRQQAEELWDRLQPRFASTIAALHQLTTRTERYTNALEEAGRVFGDGGVAAPGIRPPNPPTIPTPPRPAPMPAIPPVPLPPLPRYPINPDWLKSIFERLKLQNRWYTEHFGNVGDLSVLYRGTSTLLRLFRQTSPFLDIASLGLTLAEKYHRGELNWQVAGSEVTKVGVKWLVGFIPGGSYFAAVNAGIQVSGSIFSAGTESLARLVAGPEYDARITKNAQNMTEALQKMDLMNPINKTIEVMWRGEFDKAIPTFWESTVDIVRGAGEFGRATADQISIIATATNEKLAPVIDQTREALATTMEKGRDTFNQVQEQARQAFEPARRFFSSIFKR
- a CDS encoding WXG100 family type VII secretion target — translated: MGLIQADVERLRAAIGALKQGHSEIESALRQVSQAMNALQNRSWAGRHRQQAEVIWNQLQGRFSPLLDALQQLSDRTVRFTDAFEAAGSRFDSGKGIVPTSPDVRAPERGIAGSINSGNSGTDSPTNSPSDSAPPSSPLPPVLNQRVRLRNGAEVLPTELDGRTPVAGWIAFTGSQDSYPCRLLLPAIPTIDIHNSTRQLSSSLG
- a CDS encoding PASTA domain-containing protein, which encodes MNMGTSTFDVDARTDRGRQRANNQDNVGRADQWHRKDGISVERDLRERYGRLYVVADGVGGNADGADASRIVVDEVINAFYYGTGDDQFPEAPVDRLKAAIEYASRQVFAEAKRRRNNMASTVVAALIHGNTLTVANVGDSPAILCRVNEQPRTLIKAHIRRSEDGGKALSQAMGDKQVYPSLYSTEWRENDVIVLCSDGLTDLVTPEEIADIVLSTPNARQATRKLINLANQRGGHDNISAVVVRHAPPTGEKVIDRSWSVPIPTRTQFLAVIGLVALSVLSIIGFLSVVGPNSGSGSSTTVTHATQFAPTVFTNNGSNSNPVLGIVPTSTLGALPPEITPTIVTPTVMQTSGQGGSGPGSVRPISTPSLIRSPVSPTVTQPVLATDTPTTKVVVPSVIGKPLADAEKELKNLGLQPIVEEVEKPDGNPGHVFEMSPSPGAEVEQGTIITLKVAKSLSPSPTAPPPPAPTSPPPPPPVPTSPPPPPPAPTSPPPPPPAPTNPPPPPPAPTNPPPPPPAPTNPPPPPPAPTNPPAPTETPAPTNPPAPTNPPAPTNPPTPTNPPAPTNPPAPTNPPAPTNPPAPIDPGT